One genomic segment of uncultured Desulfobacter sp. includes these proteins:
- a CDS encoding S41 family peptidase, with protein sequence MKKTNWAGLMRLWLTAAVILMLTAGSVQAAEEETYQSLKLFADVLEELEKNYVDEVKPEDLVHNAIKGMVGNLDPHSSFMPPDAFEDLQDDTKGEFSGIGIVITMKDGILTVVSPIEGTPAYEAGITAGDIIIKIDDVSTKDMAMWEAVGKMRGPRYEEVTITIIREGASAPLVFTLKRDMIPMTSVRSAMPEPGFGYLRITNFRMNTLDDVIEHLSGLEKQEGGLKGLVIDLRDNPGGLLDQAIRISDLFINQGTIVSIKGRIEKNNQVFKARPDFPERDYPIVTLINGGSASASEIVAGALKDNHRSLILGTPSFGKGSVQTVRPLKDGFGLKYTIARYYTPSGHSIQAKGIQPDIRVEPGTVKNDPKDNSDFELMLKEKDLKNSLKPEEEEPKNKKKSQKDAEIERLNKDVQVKRALDILISYGVFSKINDTN encoded by the coding sequence ATGAAAAAAACGAATTGGGCCGGATTGATGAGACTCTGGCTGACTGCAGCGGTGATTTTGATGCTGACTGCAGGTTCAGTGCAAGCGGCTGAAGAAGAAACCTATCAATCCTTAAAACTGTTCGCCGACGTCCTGGAAGAACTTGAAAAAAATTATGTGGACGAGGTCAAGCCCGAAGATCTGGTGCACAATGCCATAAAGGGTATGGTGGGCAATCTTGACCCCCATTCCAGCTTCATGCCTCCTGATGCCTTTGAAGATCTTCAGGATGATACCAAAGGGGAGTTTTCCGGTATCGGCATTGTCATTACCATGAAGGACGGCATTCTTACAGTCGTCTCACCCATTGAAGGCACCCCGGCTTACGAGGCCGGTATCACAGCCGGAGACATCATTATCAAAATTGATGATGTATCCACCAAGGACATGGCCATGTGGGAAGCGGTCGGCAAAATGAGAGGACCACGGTACGAGGAAGTTACAATCACCATTATCCGGGAAGGGGCATCAGCTCCTCTGGTGTTCACGCTCAAGCGGGATATGATCCCCATGACCAGTGTGCGCTCGGCCATGCCGGAGCCGGGGTTCGGGTATTTAAGAATCACCAATTTCAGAATGAACACCCTGGATGATGTGATCGAACATCTGTCAGGCCTGGAGAAACAGGAAGGCGGTCTTAAAGGCCTAGTCATTGACCTTCGGGATAATCCGGGAGGATTGCTGGACCAGGCCATTCGAATTTCCGACCTGTTTATCAACCAGGGGACGATCGTGTCCATCAAGGGACGCATCGAAAAAAACAACCAGGTGTTCAAGGCCCGTCCTGATTTTCCGGAACGTGACTACCCCATTGTCACGCTGATCAACGGCGGTTCTGCCTCGGCTTCCGAAATTGTGGCCGGCGCACTTAAAGACAATCACCGGTCCCTGATTTTAGGCACCCCATCCTTTGGCAAGGGCTCGGTGCAAACGGTGCGGCCACTCAAGGACGGATTCGGGCTTAAATATACCATTGCCCGGTACTACACACCCAGCGGGCATTCCATCCAGGCCAAGGGCATCCAGCCGGACATCCGGGTTGAACCCGGAACAGTGAAGAATGACCCAAAAGATAATTCTGACTTTGAACTGATGCTCAAAGAAAAAGATTTGAAAAACAGCCTTAAACCCGAAGAGGAAGAACCTAAAAACAAGAAAAAATCCCAAAAAGATGCTGAAATCGAAAGACTTAATAAAGATGTCCAGGTAAAACGGGCCCTTGATATACTCATCAGCTATGGTGTGTTCAGTAAAATAAATGACACAAACTAA